A genomic region of Leptotrichia sp. oral taxon 215 str. W9775 contains the following coding sequences:
- a CDS encoding AlwI family type II restriction endonuclease, with translation MKLQNKDSVMNLGDTSFRRKNLLDDYKVMLQGITEQLEEWNTNNSSQMNFYQYVAKSGLINDTFYSDYYSFISDKFKESIFEKYKEKKEVENYESLMEYFVLEQKKRGRTYTNALVKIGLIDEKRKITAVGEALLDGDTKQDDIEKLFNLSADNIIFLRQLLKLRVYESEGENYIYPFRMGVYLLNKFDDIPQKEFCTILSLIRAGKTDEEYREILDKYKLVKNKNMSFGEYVARYIQEETLEIKFEEKNRISKEKFEKYFLNRKSKDKIEDYFEFYEISLDFFENRNLETYKKLEKISKKGSIKKAFGYNKVPFKFCKTLKEFFEENKKTIFNTENIEEFNKLFYELFRNSKNYDLIFEYNDMTIRTFNLSGIISFENGLVNLSYKWLSKHIFSEIMDMQLCSQMNDEKKEIFHKNFSLVEIFNLSNERIVNFEKKLRRENNIPEEISVFEYFSEKIDKDFEKKLEERFSNSKVCNILALFKNRENDEKISKEVTDNAKIPTIFEYILAIAWHRISNKEFNLKKSLKLSLDGDGFPLSHAPGGDGDIIAEYSDFDVMLEATLMDKNTQKRGELEPVIRHTTNLTIKNMEENKKTYTFFVANELDANVINIFRATSQIQLQSTQDREKYTNGIKIYSLTIDKIIYLLENNINYKCFLNKVFENYSKVEFICNNWYEEIWNNSIEGENIGKV, from the coding sequence ATGAAACTACAGAATAAAGATTCTGTAATGAATTTAGGAGATACAAGTTTTAGAAGAAAAAATTTGTTAGATGATTATAAAGTGATGTTACAGGGAATTACAGAACAATTGGAAGAATGGAATACAAATAATAGTTCACAAATGAATTTTTATCAATATGTTGCAAAAAGTGGACTAATAAATGATACTTTTTATAGTGATTATTATTCTTTTATATCTGATAAATTTAAAGAAAGTATTTTTGAAAAATATAAAGAAAAAAAAGAAGTTGAAAATTATGAAAGTTTGATGGAATATTTTGTTTTAGAACAGAAAAAAAGAGGAAGAACTTATACAAATGCACTTGTAAAAATAGGACTTATAGATGAAAAAAGAAAAATAACAGCAGTTGGAGAAGCGTTGTTAGATGGAGATACAAAACAGGATGACATTGAAAAATTGTTTAATCTATCAGCAGACAATATTATTTTTTTAAGACAATTATTGAAATTAAGAGTTTATGAATCTGAAGGAGAAAATTATATTTATCCATTTAGAATGGGGGTATATTTGCTTAACAAATTTGATGATATCCCTCAAAAAGAATTTTGTACGATTTTATCTTTAATCAGAGCTGGTAAAACAGATGAAGAATATAGAGAAATATTAGATAAATATAAATTAGTAAAAAATAAAAATATGAGTTTTGGTGAATATGTTGCAAGATATATACAAGAAGAAACTTTAGAAATAAAATTTGAAGAAAAGAATAGAATTTCAAAAGAAAAATTTGAAAAGTATTTTTTAAATAGAAAAAGCAAAGATAAAATAGAAGATTATTTTGAATTTTATGAAATATCTTTAGATTTTTTTGAAAATAGGAATTTGGAAACATATAAAAAATTAGAAAAAATAAGTAAAAAAGGGAGTATAAAAAAAGCCTTTGGTTATAATAAAGTTCCATTTAAATTTTGTAAGACGTTAAAAGAATTTTTTGAAGAGAATAAAAAAACAATATTTAACACTGAAAATATTGAAGAGTTTAACAAGTTATTTTATGAATTATTTCGGAATTCTAAAAACTATGATTTAATTTTTGAATATAATGACATGACAATTAGAACTTTTAATCTTTCAGGGATAATAAGTTTTGAAAATGGGTTGGTAAATTTATCGTATAAATGGCTAAGTAAACATATTTTTTCAGAAATTATGGATATGCAGCTATGTAGCCAAATGAATGATGAAAAAAAAGAAATATTTCATAAAAATTTTTCATTAGTAGAAATCTTTAATTTATCAAATGAAAGAATTGTAAACTTTGAAAAAAAATTGAGAAGAGAAAATAATATTCCAGAAGAAATATCAGTTTTTGAATATTTTTCTGAAAAAATAGATAAGGATTTTGAGAAAAAATTAGAAGAAAGATTTTCAAATAGTAAAGTTTGCAATATACTTGCTTTATTTAAAAATAGAGAAAATGATGAAAAGATTTCAAAAGAAGTTACAGATAATGCGAAAATTCCTACAATTTTTGAATATATACTGGCAATAGCCTGGCATAGGATTTCTAATAAAGAATTTAATTTGAAGAAAAGTTTGAAATTATCTCTTGATGGAGATGGATTTCCACTTTCACATGCTCCAGGTGGTGATGGCGATATAATTGCAGAATATTCAGACTTTGATGTTATGTTAGAAGCAACATTAATGGACAAAAATACTCAAAAAAGAGGAGAACTTGAGCCTGTAATACGCCATACAACGAATTTGACAATAAAAAATATGGAAGAAAATAAGAAAACATACACTTTTTTTGTTGCAAACGAATTAGATGCAAATGTGATTAATATTTTTAGAGCAACTTCACAAATTCAACTTCAATCAACACAAGACAGAGAAAAATATACAAATGGGATAAAAATTTATTCTTTAACAATAGATAAGATAATTTATTTACTCGAAAATAATATAAATTATAAATGTTTTCTAAATAAAGTTTTTGAAAATTATAGCAAAGTAGAATTTATATGCAATAACTGGTACGAAGAAATATGGAATAACTCTATAGAAGGTGAAAATATTGGAAAAGTTTAA
- a CDS encoding Dam family site-specific DNA-(adenine-N6)-methyltransferase has translation MEKFKIYNRRYLGSKYKLLEFIEKIVQEHTKKCKIFLDLFAGTGVVADYFNKKYDVVLNDLLRCNYISYECFFSDLEYSEKKVTDIIEKYNKKNVKKENYYSKNFKNTYLNEKNLKKVGFVRDDIDNLFEKKLINKRERAILITSLVYAVDKIANTVGHYDAYRKNGDLEKELILKLPQIENENNKNNKIFCMDANELVKKIKADIVYIDPPYNSRQYSDAYHFLENIATNNKPEVFGVAKKMDRTHIKSKYCLSNAKETLEELVENIEAKYILFSYNNTQQKANSRSNGRISDDEILEILKSKGEVVVFEKDFNPFTVGKTNIENHSERIFFCKVKKAKKNIINNLTEENIVAEENQLFIIENTKKNIVQSPLNYTGGKFRLLKQIFEKIPKDIDIFYDIFCGGFNVGANFNAKKIIGIDKNKELIKLLKFLKKQNYEKLEKKIEEKIEYYDLSNSFKNGYEYYGCNSYDGLGKYNKEKFLRLREDYNSQKKEILFLLLIFYSFNNQIRFNKRNEFNLPVGKRDFNSKLRKKLKNFIYNLQLVETEFESIDFRDIDLKKINQKNTFFYLDPPYLLGQASYNENNLWTENDEKDLLRFLERCNRKKIKFALSNVMEHKGNENRILKDWSSKNNFFVNYLDFNYYNSNYQIKRKNTVTKEVLITNFNIQFEK, from the coding sequence TTGGAAAAGTTTAAAATATACAATAGGAGATATCTAGGAAGTAAATATAAATTATTGGAATTTATTGAAAAAATAGTACAGGAGCATACAAAAAAATGTAAAATATTTTTAGATTTGTTTGCAGGAACAGGAGTTGTGGCAGATTACTTTAACAAAAAATATGATGTTGTGCTAAATGATTTGTTGAGATGTAATTACATTTCATATGAATGCTTTTTTTCAGATTTGGAGTATAGTGAGAAAAAAGTAACAGATATAATAGAAAAATATAATAAAAAAAATGTAAAAAAGGAAAATTATTACTCTAAAAATTTTAAAAATACATATTTAAATGAAAAAAATCTAAAAAAAGTTGGATTCGTAAGAGATGATATTGATAATTTGTTTGAGAAAAAATTAATAAATAAACGAGAGAGAGCAATATTAATAACATCTCTAGTTTATGCTGTTGATAAGATAGCAAATACAGTAGGACACTATGATGCTTATAGAAAAAATGGAGATTTAGAAAAAGAATTAATTTTGAAATTACCTCAAATTGAAAATGAAAATAATAAAAATAACAAAATTTTTTGTATGGATGCAAATGAGTTAGTAAAAAAAATTAAAGCAGATATTGTATACATTGATCCACCATATAATTCAAGGCAATATAGTGATGCCTATCATTTTTTAGAAAATATAGCAACAAATAATAAACCTGAGGTTTTTGGAGTTGCAAAAAAAATGGATAGAACTCATATAAAAAGTAAATATTGTTTATCAAATGCTAAAGAAACATTAGAAGAGCTGGTTGAAAATATTGAGGCAAAATATATTCTTTTTTCATATAATAATACTCAGCAAAAAGCTAATTCCCGTTCAAATGGAAGAATTAGTGATGATGAAATTTTAGAGATATTAAAATCTAAAGGAGAAGTGGTTGTATTTGAAAAAGATTTTAATCCGTTTACAGTAGGAAAGACAAATATTGAAAATCATAGTGAAAGAATCTTTTTTTGTAAGGTAAAAAAAGCTAAAAAAAACATTATAAATAACCTAACAGAAGAAAACATAGTAGCAGAAGAAAATCAACTTTTTATAATAGAAAATACAAAGAAAAATATAGTTCAGTCACCACTTAATTATACAGGCGGAAAATTCAGATTATTGAAACAGATTTTTGAAAAAATACCGAAAGATATTGATATTTTTTATGATATTTTTTGTGGCGGTTTTAATGTGGGAGCAAATTTTAATGCAAAGAAAATAATTGGGATTGATAAAAATAAGGAATTAATAAAATTACTTAAGTTTTTGAAAAAACAGAATTACGAAAAGTTGGAAAAAAAAATTGAAGAAAAAATAGAGTATTATGACTTAAGTAATTCCTTTAAAAATGGCTATGAATATTATGGGTGTAATTCTTATGATGGTTTAGGAAAATACAATAAAGAAAAATTTTTGAGATTAAGAGAAGATTATAATAGTCAAAAAAAGGAAATATTATTTTTATTGTTAATATTTTATTCTTTTAATAATCAAATCAGATTTAATAAAAGAAATGAATTTAATTTACCAGTAGGAAAAAGAGATTTTAATTCTAAATTACGAAAAAAATTGAAAAATTTTATTTATAATCTTCAATTAGTTGAAACTGAATTTGAAAGTATAGATTTTCGTGATATAGATTTAAAAAAAATTAATCAAAAAAATACTTTCTTTTATCTTGATCCACCTTATTTATTAGGACAAGCAAGTTATAATGAAAATAATTTGTGGACTGAAAACGATGAGAAAGACTTGCTAAGATTTTTAGAACGATGTAATAGAAAGAAAATTAAATTTGCTCTTTCAAATGTCATGGAACATAAAGGAAATGAGAATAGAATTTTAAAGGACTGGAGTTCAAAAAATAATTTTTTTGTAAACTATCTTGATTTTAATTATTACAATTCAAATTATCAGATAAAAAGGAAAAATACTGTTACAAAAGAAGTTTTAATTACAAATTTTAATATTCAATTTGAAAAATAG
- the rpsL gene encoding 30S ribosomal protein S12, which produces MPTINQLVRFGRSTSEKKKKSPALKGNPQKRGVCVRVYTTTPKKPNSALRKVARVKLVNGIEVTAYIPGIGHNLQEHSIVLIRGGRTKDLPGVRYKIIRGALDTAGVVNRKQGRSRYGTKKPAAASAN; this is translated from the coding sequence ATGCCTACTATTAATCAGCTAGTAAGATTTGGTAGAAGCACATCTGAAAAAAAGAAAAAATCACCTGCATTGAAAGGTAACCCACAAAAAAGAGGAGTATGTGTAAGAGTATATACTACTACACCTAAGAAACCAAACTCAGCCTTAAGAAAGGTGGCAAGGGTTAAACTGGTAAACGGAATTGAAGTTACAGCTTACATTCCTGGAATTGGGCACAACTTACAAGAACACAGTATCGTTCTTATAAGAGGAGGAAGAACAAAAGATTTGCCTGGGGTTAGATATAAAATAATCAGAGGAGCTCTGGATACAGCTGGAGTTGTTAACAGAAAACAAGGTAGATCAAGATACGGAACTAAAAAACCTGCGGCAGCAAGTGCAAACTAA
- the rpsG gene encoding 30S ribosomal protein S7, giving the protein MSRRRKAEKRDVLPDSQYNDKVVTKFINGLMIDGKKSIAENIFYTALDQIKEETQEEGIEVFRRAMENVRPQLEVRSRRIGGATYQVPVEVRKERQQALAIRWLVRYTRERKEYGMINKLKKELIAAANNEGGSVKKKDDTYKMAEANRAFAHYKW; this is encoded by the coding sequence GTGTCAAGAAGAAGAAAAGCAGAGAAAAGAGATGTTTTACCTGATTCTCAATATAATGATAAAGTAGTAACTAAATTCATAAACGGATTAATGATAGACGGAAAGAAATCAATAGCTGAAAATATTTTCTATACAGCATTGGATCAAATTAAGGAAGAAACTCAAGAAGAAGGAATTGAAGTTTTCAGAAGAGCAATGGAAAATGTAAGACCTCAGCTTGAAGTTAGATCAAGAAGAATCGGAGGGGCTACTTACCAAGTACCGGTTGAAGTAAGAAAAGAAAGACAACAGGCATTGGCTATAAGATGGCTTGTAAGATATACAAGAGAAAGAAAAGAATACGGAATGATAAACAAGTTGAAAAAAGAACTGATTGCTGCGGCAAACAACGAAGGTGGATCAGTTAAGAAGAAAGACGATACATATAAAATGGCAGAAGCTAACAGAGCGTTTGCACATTACAAATGGTAA